Proteins encoded in a region of the Halosimplex halophilum genome:
- the nth gene encoding endonuclease III, which yields MGTPLPSRAEQAEEVIERLWEEYPDATISLNFSNRLELLVAVVLSAQCTDERVNKETEDLFEKYRSPEDYAEADVDELSEDIGSITYHNSKADYLKSSAQTIVEEHDGEVPDTMDELTDLKGVGRKTANVILQHGYDLVEGIVVDTHVQRLSRRLGITEEERPEAIEEDLLPVVPEDEWKWYTHLLISHGREVCTARNPDCGECVLADICPSEKGDSEVDLASGEPWDA from the coding sequence ATGGGCACGCCGCTCCCCTCGCGCGCCGAGCAGGCCGAGGAGGTCATCGAACGGCTCTGGGAGGAGTACCCCGACGCCACCATCTCGCTGAACTTCTCGAACCGCCTCGAACTGCTCGTCGCCGTCGTCCTCTCCGCGCAGTGCACCGACGAGCGCGTGAACAAGGAGACCGAAGACCTCTTCGAGAAGTACCGGTCCCCCGAAGACTACGCCGAGGCGGACGTGGACGAACTCTCCGAGGACATCGGGTCGATCACCTACCACAACAGCAAGGCCGACTACCTCAAGTCCTCGGCGCAGACGATCGTCGAGGAACATGACGGCGAGGTGCCGGACACGATGGACGAACTGACCGACCTGAAGGGCGTCGGCCGGAAGACGGCGAACGTCATCCTCCAGCACGGCTACGACCTCGTGGAGGGCATCGTCGTCGACACGCACGTCCAGCGACTCTCCCGACGGCTGGGGATCACCGAGGAAGAGCGCCCGGAGGCCATCGAGGAGGACCTGCTCCCGGTCGTTCCGGAGGACGAGTGGAAGTGGTACACCCACCTGCTGATCAGCCACGGCCGCGAGGTCTGCACGGCGCGCAACCCCGACTGCGGCGAGTGCGTGCTGGCGGACATCTGCCCCTCGGAGAAGGGCGACTCCGAGGTGGACCTGGCGAGCGGCGAGCCCTGGGACGCCTGA
- a CDS encoding DUF7333 family protein, with the protein MELDLPKTAAAFVVLIAVGVGGLIGAPIPMGTDTILMMVAPSMVVFGLICLAIGVAHGQYRAGATR; encoded by the coding sequence ATGGAACTCGACCTGCCGAAGACGGCCGCGGCGTTCGTCGTCCTGATCGCGGTCGGCGTGGGCGGACTGATCGGCGCGCCGATCCCGATGGGAACCGACACGATCCTGATGATGGTCGCCCCCTCGATGGTCGTCTTCGGCCTGATCTGTCTGGCGATCGGCGTCGCACACGGGCAGTACCGGGCCGGCGCGACGCGGTGA
- the ygfZ gene encoding CAF17-like 4Fe-4S cluster assembly/insertion protein YgfZ — protein MTVIESVHGDHGATFEERGDRRVVAHYGRPERTHVAVRNVVGVTERGYGVLTVEGDDRVEFVDNAVSNRVPAEDGEGCYALLLDPQGKIETDMYVYNAAAGDRLLVFLPPTEHERVAEDWRSKTFIQDVEITDASDDFGVFGVYGPQATEKIASVLNKAASPDRPLSFVRGTMADAGVTVIRDDGLAGEEGYEVVCAAEAAAEVFDTLENRGNAAAPFGYRTWETLTLEAGTPLFETELAGRIPNVCGVRNALDFEKGCYVGQEVVSRVENRGRPSQRLVGLVVDSDANAESETDPVPDAGAAVFAGDAAVGEVTRGAVSPTRDEPVALAAVDSDATEGENRDLAVRVDGEERPAERVALPFVEGSDESARRPRYPDADAA, from the coding sequence ATGACGGTCATCGAGTCGGTCCACGGGGACCACGGCGCGACGTTCGAGGAGCGGGGCGACCGCCGGGTGGTGGCCCACTACGGCCGCCCCGAGCGGACCCACGTCGCCGTCCGCAACGTCGTCGGCGTCACCGAGCGCGGCTACGGCGTCCTCACCGTCGAGGGCGACGACCGCGTCGAGTTCGTCGACAACGCCGTCTCGAACCGCGTCCCGGCGGAGGACGGCGAGGGCTGCTACGCCCTCCTGCTCGATCCGCAGGGGAAGATCGAGACGGACATGTACGTCTACAACGCCGCCGCCGGCGACCGCCTGCTCGTCTTCCTCCCGCCGACCGAACACGAGCGGGTCGCCGAGGACTGGCGCTCGAAGACGTTCATCCAGGACGTGGAGATAACGGACGCCTCCGACGATTTCGGCGTCTTCGGCGTCTACGGCCCCCAGGCCACCGAGAAGATCGCGAGCGTCCTCAACAAGGCCGCCTCGCCGGACCGCCCCCTATCCTTCGTCCGCGGGACGATGGCCGACGCCGGCGTCACCGTGATCCGCGACGACGGACTGGCCGGCGAGGAGGGCTACGAGGTGGTCTGCGCCGCCGAGGCGGCCGCCGAGGTGTTCGACACCCTGGAGAACCGCGGGAACGCGGCCGCCCCCTTCGGCTACCGCACCTGGGAGACGCTGACGCTGGAGGCCGGCACGCCCCTCTTCGAGACCGAGCTCGCCGGCCGGATCCCCAACGTCTGCGGCGTCCGCAACGCCCTGGACTTCGAGAAGGGCTGTTACGTCGGCCAGGAGGTCGTCTCCCGCGTCGAGAACCGGGGCCGGCCGAGCCAGCGGCTCGTGGGGCTGGTCGTCGACTCCGACGCGAACGCGGAGAGCGAGACCGATCCCGTCCCCGACGCCGGCGCGGCGGTGTTCGCCGGCGACGCCGCCGTCGGCGAGGTGACCCGTGGGGCCGTCAGTCCGACCCGCGACGAGCCGGTCGCGCTGGCCGCCGTCGACAGCGACGCGACGGAGGGTGAGAACCGCGACCTCGCCGTCCGGGTCGACGGCGAGGAGCGCCCCGCCGAGCGGGTCGCGCTCCCGTTCGTCGAGGGCAGCGACGAGTCGGCACGCCGGCCGCGCTACCCCGACGCGGACGCCGCGTAG
- a CDS encoding CAP domain-containing protein, whose product MLRIDGRVLAASVLGVFLVGALVGFAVGGGSGAPGVPATPTDAGPGDGAVPSPTPSPAPTATPTATATATPTLTPVPTATPTATPTAVPTPTATATPTLTPEPTATPTRTPMLIRRFDTERIEHRLRGLINDWRVERGLDPFAQADGRVVERLDRMATAHSVDMADIGQTIHRIDNRSSAGRYRDHGLFETCKFKRSGAQYIVTPTRNRMEVLGRTYAGVTYRGPDGPRYNGNESAVARAIFEEWRTNRVFSERLAYPNATRLGIGIETTRDNEVYVTGNVCGVSGSD is encoded by the coding sequence ATGCTCCGGATCGACGGGCGCGTGCTCGCGGCGTCCGTGCTCGGCGTGTTCCTCGTCGGCGCGCTCGTCGGGTTCGCCGTCGGCGGCGGGAGCGGCGCGCCCGGCGTCCCGGCGACGCCGACCGACGCCGGTCCGGGCGACGGCGCCGTACCCTCACCGACGCCCTCGCCTGCGCCGACCGCCACGCCCACCGCGACTGCCACCGCGACGCCGACGTTGACGCCGGTTCCCACGGCGACCCCGACGGCCACCCCCACGGCCGTGCCGACGCCGACCGCGACGGCGACGCCGACGCTGACGCCCGAGCCGACGGCGACGCCGACGCGCACGCCGATGCTGATCCGGCGGTTCGACACCGAGCGGATCGAGCACCGCCTCCGCGGGCTGATCAACGACTGGCGCGTCGAGCGGGGGCTCGACCCGTTCGCGCAGGCCGACGGGCGGGTCGTCGAGCGGCTCGACAGGATGGCGACGGCCCACAGCGTCGACATGGCCGACATCGGTCAGACGATCCACCGGATCGACAACCGCTCCAGCGCCGGGCGCTACCGCGACCACGGCCTGTTCGAGACGTGCAAGTTCAAGCGGTCGGGCGCCCAGTACATCGTGACGCCGACGCGCAACCGCATGGAGGTGCTGGGCAGGACCTACGCCGGGGTGACCTACCGCGGCCCCGACGGGCCCCGCTACAACGGCAACGAGTCGGCGGTCGCCCGCGCGATCTTCGAGGAGTGGCGGACCAACCGGGTGTTCAGCGAGCGGCTCGCCTACCCCAACGCCACCCGGCTCGGGATCGGGATCGAGACCACCCGGGACAACGAGGTGTACGTGACCGGCAACGTCTGCGGCGTCTCCGGCTCCGACTGA
- a CDS encoding DUF2150 family protein, with amino-acid sequence MSNQPGEYYTPERWQNWLDRIDEEDLDPEDDDTAQLLWNMQDDTAIAVVKVVSDFEEGILDEDEALSEIEDMREVVLAEPAFDDEEALMLVDSVQTSLVCVFYAAEEFVVGGTAEDAEIGEYVGAAADAEAEEDLDTALSYCVQAGTLVIDGAEFDPSIAEEVEPGLVVQWVNGLDSLQTAMKDPEVVEEDDE; translated from the coding sequence ATGAGCAATCAGCCGGGGGAGTACTACACGCCCGAACGCTGGCAGAACTGGCTGGACAGGATCGACGAGGAGGACCTGGACCCGGAGGACGACGACACGGCGCAGCTGCTGTGGAACATGCAGGACGACACGGCCATCGCCGTGGTCAAGGTCGTCTCCGACTTCGAGGAGGGCATCCTCGACGAGGACGAGGCCCTCTCGGAGATCGAGGACATGCGCGAGGTCGTCCTCGCCGAGCCGGCGTTCGACGACGAGGAGGCGCTGATGCTGGTCGACAGCGTCCAGACCTCGCTGGTCTGCGTGTTCTACGCCGCCGAGGAGTTCGTCGTCGGCGGCACCGCCGAGGACGCCGAGATCGGCGAGTACGTCGGCGCCGCGGCCGACGCCGAGGCCGAGGAGGACCTGGACACGGCGCTGTCCTACTGCGTCCAGGCGGGGACGCTGGTCATCGACGGCGCGGAGTTCGACCCCTCCATCGCCGAGGAGGTCGAACCCGGGCTGGTCGTCCAGTGGGTCAACGGGCTCGACAGCCTCCAGACGGCGATGAAAGACCCCGAAGTCGTCGAAGAGGACGACGAGTAG
- the hmgB gene encoding hydroxymethylglutaryl-CoA synthase, which translates to MTSVGIDAVEIRTGKLRLDLPETFAPAQGDDPGKYTKGLGLTASSFPDVYEDIVTMGANAAHDLMERKGLEPEDIGRIDVATESAFDNSKPVSTYIAGCLEQVYDGDFHHANKGERKFACISGTQSLDDAYNWIRAGRNRGRSALVIATDTALYARDDPGEATQGAGAVALLVSEDPDLVELSAEQGYGSADETDFLKPQQQFPSVDGKRSVQVYLARMREAVEDFESVAGEIHPDDAALIPFHTPFPGMVRKAAALAFRHVSRDTEIEEELAGEIGRQPRREAFDSEEAFREAAADYTDELTDTDTYREWYAETVEPTLTISREVGNWYTGSVHLARLSGLKAAYEDGADLTGERLLVGSYGSGAQAEIHAETVQPGWAAEIEALDVDDQLAARYELSFEEYEDVHDVHNHDADAGASDVDQFTTPDSEFVFDGWGRMGERKYTYVE; encoded by the coding sequence ATGACATCGGTCGGTATCGACGCCGTCGAGATCCGGACGGGGAAGCTCAGGCTGGACCTGCCGGAGACGTTCGCGCCGGCGCAGGGCGACGACCCGGGGAAGTACACGAAGGGGCTCGGCCTGACCGCCAGTTCGTTCCCGGACGTCTACGAGGACATCGTGACGATGGGGGCCAACGCGGCCCACGACCTGATGGAGCGCAAGGGGCTCGAACCCGAGGACATCGGCCGGATCGACGTGGCGACGGAGTCGGCGTTCGACAACTCCAAGCCGGTCTCGACGTACATCGCCGGCTGTCTCGAACAGGTCTACGACGGCGACTTCCACCACGCCAACAAGGGCGAGCGGAAGTTCGCCTGCATCTCGGGCACCCAGAGCCTCGACGACGCGTACAACTGGATCCGCGCGGGCCGCAACCGCGGCCGCTCGGCGCTGGTGATCGCCACCGACACCGCGCTGTACGCCCGCGACGACCCCGGCGAGGCCACGCAGGGCGCGGGCGCGGTCGCGCTGCTGGTCAGCGAGGACCCCGACCTGGTCGAACTCTCCGCGGAGCAGGGCTACGGCAGCGCCGACGAGACGGACTTCCTCAAGCCCCAGCAGCAGTTCCCGAGCGTCGACGGCAAGCGCTCGGTGCAGGTGTACCTCGCGCGGATGCGGGAAGCCGTCGAGGACTTCGAGTCCGTCGCGGGGGAGATCCACCCCGACGACGCGGCGCTGATCCCCTTCCACACCCCGTTCCCGGGGATGGTCCGCAAGGCCGCCGCGCTCGCCTTCCGCCACGTCAGCCGCGACACCGAGATCGAGGAGGAACTGGCCGGCGAGATCGGCCGCCAGCCCCGCCGCGAGGCGTTCGACAGCGAGGAGGCGTTCCGCGAGGCCGCCGCCGACTACACCGACGAGCTGACCGACACCGACACCTACCGCGAGTGGTACGCCGAGACCGTCGAGCCCACCCTGACGATCTCCCGCGAGGTCGGCAACTGGTACACCGGCTCGGTCCACCTCGCCCGCCTGTCCGGGCTGAAGGCCGCCTACGAGGACGGCGCCGACCTGACCGGCGAGCGGCTGCTCGTGGGTTCCTACGGGTCGGGCGCCCAGGCGGAGATCCACGCCGAGACCGTCCAGCCGGGCTGGGCGGCGGAGATCGAGGCGCTCGACGTGGACGACCAGCTGGCCGCCCGCTACGAGCTGAGCTTCGAGGAGTACGAGGACGTCCACGACGTGCACAACCACGACGCCGACGCCGGCGCCTCCGACGTGGACCAGTTCACCACGCCCGACTCCGAGTTCGTCTTCGACGGGTGGGGCCGGATGGGCGAGCGCAAGTACACCTACGTCGAGTGA
- a CDS encoding TatD family hydrolase has product MNAEIDGPVLDDHMHLDPVHGRGVDAAREFADSGGTHLLVVNKPSWHLLDSLPEGAEDFRKVFELTVDVVERASDELPGRAWPVLGVHPGLVSQLVDDGRDPEDARDLMQTGLDTAAEYVAEGPALALKSGRPHYDVSDAVWDASNDVMRHGFDLAAETGCAIQLHAESSEDFTEVAEWAEARGLPPERVVKHYAGGRLAGITKSVISHKDELELAIEEDEPFMMETDFIDDPDRPGAVLGVGTVPSRVRWLREEGYDEAIERAHVDTPAAVYGIDTEATLE; this is encoded by the coding sequence ATGAACGCCGAGATCGACGGCCCGGTCCTCGACGACCACATGCACCTGGACCCCGTCCACGGCCGCGGCGTCGACGCCGCGCGGGAGTTCGCCGACAGCGGCGGGACGCACCTGCTCGTCGTCAACAAACCCTCCTGGCACCTCCTCGATTCCCTGCCGGAGGGCGCCGAGGACTTCCGCAAGGTGTTCGAGCTGACCGTCGACGTGGTCGAGCGGGCGAGCGACGAGTTGCCGGGACGGGCCTGGCCGGTGCTGGGCGTCCACCCCGGACTCGTCTCGCAACTGGTCGACGACGGGCGCGACCCCGAGGACGCGCGGGACCTGATGCAGACGGGGCTGGACACCGCCGCCGAGTACGTCGCCGAGGGGCCGGCGCTGGCGCTGAAGTCCGGCCGCCCCCACTACGACGTGAGCGACGCCGTCTGGGACGCCTCGAACGACGTGATGAGACACGGGTTCGACCTCGCGGCGGAGACGGGCTGCGCGATCCAGCTCCACGCCGAGAGCAGCGAGGACTTCACCGAGGTCGCCGAGTGGGCCGAGGCGCGGGGGCTCCCGCCCGAGCGCGTCGTCAAACACTACGCCGGTGGCCGGCTGGCGGGGATCACCAAGAGCGTCATCTCCCACAAGGACGAACTGGAACTCGCCATCGAGGAGGACGAGCCGTTCATGATGGAGACGGATTTCATCGACGACCCCGACCGGCCGGGCGCGGTGCTGGGCGTCGGGACGGTCCCCTCGCGGGTGCGCTGGCTGCGCGAGGAGGGGTACGACGAGGCAATCGAGCGCGCGCACGTCGACACGCCCGCGGCGGTCTACGGCATCGACACCGAGGCGACGCTGGAGTGA
- a CDS encoding FAD-dependent monooxygenase, whose translation MHDFVVVGCGPAGSRFARRAAERGYDVLAFEQGEVGKPLACSGHVSTDIWEYTPEGARDRLLQNVVYGARFHLGGPRGDPPGDPRSNGHVRSGGHASADGNVAGDDGHGSNGRDGDFPARTYPFYKDDGVSNVIDRVGLDRELADAAREAGVDLREDHTVVGVTEHRDRVELEVRGPEGVETHEARMVAGCDGPKSRVRRELDMPEPDELLHGVLGFSDEDDGSDFVDVHLTVPDFFAWRIPRGAAGVEYGLATPPSADVRDRFDRFTADYGVETDRRCSGLIPVGPPDSVTSRRAFLVGDAAAQTKPFTGGGILYGMTAADHAARQVDPRDPATLADYERAWRDDLEREIELGHWIRRAYSLPEPVQRVGLRAFSGEIGVHMDRPTTVFSLDQLESLLRG comes from the coding sequence ATGCACGATTTCGTCGTCGTGGGCTGTGGGCCCGCGGGCTCGCGGTTCGCCCGCCGCGCCGCCGAGCGGGGCTACGACGTGCTCGCCTTCGAACAGGGCGAGGTCGGGAAACCCCTCGCGTGTTCGGGCCACGTCTCAACCGACATCTGGGAGTACACCCCCGAGGGCGCCCGCGACCGCCTCCTGCAGAACGTCGTCTACGGCGCCCGCTTCCACCTCGGCGGCCCCCGCGGCGACCCGCCGGGCGACCCACGGTCGAACGGTCACGTCCGCTCCGGCGGACACGCCTCAGCCGACGGAAACGTGGCCGGCGACGACGGACACGGCTCGAACGGCCGCGACGGCGACTTCCCGGCCCGCACCTACCCCTTCTACAAGGACGATGGGGTGTCGAACGTCATCGACCGCGTGGGCCTCGACCGGGAGCTCGCCGACGCCGCCCGGGAGGCGGGCGTCGACCTCCGGGAGGACCACACCGTCGTCGGCGTCACGGAACACCGCGACCGCGTCGAACTCGAAGTCCGAGGTCCGGAGGGCGTCGAGACCCACGAGGCGCGGATGGTCGCGGGCTGCGACGGCCCGAAATCGCGGGTCCGGCGCGAACTGGACATGCCCGAACCCGACGAGTTGCTCCACGGCGTCCTCGGGTTCTCCGACGAGGACGACGGCTCCGATTTCGTCGACGTGCACCTCACCGTCCCGGACTTCTTCGCCTGGCGCATCCCGCGGGGGGCGGCGGGCGTCGAGTACGGCCTCGCGACGCCGCCGAGCGCGGACGTGCGCGACCGCTTCGACCGGTTCACCGCCGACTACGGCGTCGAGACCGACCGCCGGTGTTCCGGCCTGATCCCCGTCGGTCCGCCCGACTCGGTGACGAGCCGCCGGGCGTTCCTCGTCGGCGACGCCGCCGCCCAGACCAAGCCGTTCACCGGCGGGGGCATCCTCTACGGGATGACGGCCGCCGACCACGCCGCCCGGCAGGTCGACCCGCGCGACCCCGCGACACTGGCCGACTACGAGCGCGCGTGGCGCGACGACCTCGAACGCGAGATCGAACTGGGCCACTGGATCCGCCGGGCCTACTCGCTGCCCGAGCCGGTCCAGCGGGTCGGCCTCCGGGCGTTCTCCGGGGAGATCGGCGTCCACATGGACCGGCCGACCACCGTCTTCTCGCTCGACCAGCTCGAGTCGCTGCTGCGCGGGTGA
- a CDS encoding CheF family chemotaxis protein, with product MSESVIADFVATFNSEASARAEPVKGRILLSEKRLVLAADEGKVTIPLSSVFDVAVGQVPDDLGDFFNSTVTVAFERGGDRMVAAVEADDDKIEKFTTVLFKAVLNGTDVTVKHPARVGGRVTDESFVPAKLYLKPGTVRFRRADDAVEIDLSTVSDFERTSREIGGTDRSVLAVRHLSGGQSSLSLAALESPRKMSILGRYLRLEYSDLMADLEDVSLSEEQVELLVAVYSTGPGVSLANVLDMESSQLTMVLNDLRADDLVVDGEDGPKLTPKGRVVVSNHLEDVNA from the coding sequence ATGTCGGAATCAGTCATCGCGGACTTCGTCGCTACCTTCAACTCGGAGGCCTCGGCCCGCGCCGAGCCGGTCAAGGGGCGGATCCTCCTCAGCGAGAAGCGGCTCGTCCTCGCCGCCGACGAGGGGAAGGTGACGATCCCCCTGTCTTCCGTCTTCGACGTGGCCGTCGGTCAGGTCCCCGACGACCTGGGCGACTTCTTCAACTCGACGGTGACGGTCGCCTTCGAGAGGGGCGGGGACCGCATGGTCGCCGCCGTCGAGGCCGACGACGACAAGATCGAGAAGTTCACCACCGTCCTGTTCAAGGCCGTCCTCAACGGTACCGACGTGACCGTCAAACACCCCGCCCGCGTCGGGGGGCGCGTCACCGACGAGTCGTTCGTCCCCGCGAAGCTGTACCTCAAGCCCGGGACCGTCCGGTTCCGCCGCGCCGACGACGCCGTCGAGATCGACCTCTCGACGGTCAGCGACTTCGAGCGGACCTCCCGCGAGATCGGCGGCACCGACCGGTCGGTGCTGGCGGTCCGGCACCTCTCGGGCGGGCAGTCGAGCCTCTCGCTGGCCGCGCTGGAGTCCCCGCGGAAGATGTCGATCCTCGGCCGCTACCTCCGCCTGGAGTACAGCGACCTCATGGCCGACCTGGAGGACGTGTCCCTCTCCGAGGAGCAGGTCGAACTGCTCGTCGCCGTCTACTCGACCGGCCCCGGCGTCTCGCTCGCGAACGTCCTCGACATGGAGAGCAGCCAGCTGACGATGGTCCTCAACGACCTCCGGGCCGACGACCTCGTCGTCGACGGGGAAGACGGTCCGAAACTCACCCCCAAGGGCCGCGTCGTCGTCTCCAACCACCTCGAAGACGTGAACGCCTGA
- a CDS encoding beta strand repeat-containing protein, whose product MEPWDDRGQSIQIGAVLLFAALILLLSLYQATVVPQQNERVEFDHSQQVQADLLDLRNAVVSTFGESASRAVSVQLGTTYPSRVLAVNPPPVSGSLSTAGTADGDVSFSLANVEALDEETDDFWEAGGSPRTYSTGSVVYRPRYNEYGQPPRTVYDSTVLYDNFTFEGATLARSGQTMVDGSTVSLVALNGSLQRSSSDAASVDVRPVSASSTTVAVTNRASGDPITVRTATRLPESTWEELLAGEFAAEGGNVTGVRTSPLAVEGYRTLAIDLRPGTYELRMAKAGVGTRVTGTSAAYMTEVDGNGSAVPEGGSTQVTVEVRDAYNNPVPGVTVSGVAAGGTFEDGSVTTGSDGRAQFVYAAGDDAGGDSYSLQFSYEDATEPAFAAGDPEDVGMTVNVRETGGGGVGGGGGASPYELRFEAPTTGPDYTLDVAAAGSEFDVRAALTDARGDVAPTAVDRAAVGFALNNGTVGELSTYRGTTDANGEVATTFEAKNEGTVRLYATAGGASDVLNVTVTNMTGERDPGFPYEDVNQDGRYQEGTDIALTKADVSGSYTAADGNGLVVPESTGAIDAGTVDWNADGIRVGVDVTGDDVLLDAGNGALTAPDRRFDSTGDLELRGASVDVTGATADNYRSGNADGRPLTVAATGGDVSAAGFTAVTANDLSVTGSNVDLSNAVLDGFVNGNGFGSLSVSGSGSVAATGATLDTPGTLDVTGASVDVSGASLDNFQNGNGDGRPLTVAATGGDVNAAGSTVAAAGDVSLSGSDIDVTDATLNNYQNGNGFGTLTVDASGSVAGSGSLVASANDVDLAGTAVDISGATLNNYQNGNGYGSLTVTGSDAVTGTNAALDSASAIEVEGSTLDLSDGSLNNYQNGNGDGSDIVLRATTGDMVVERTVMATTSSGNLLAYGADTSGADLFVQDAEFYVGNTNGNNGELYNVDRVEVDGTPDRGSVVDGAP is encoded by the coding sequence ATGGAGCCGTGGGACGACAGGGGCCAGTCCATCCAGATCGGAGCCGTGCTCCTGTTCGCGGCGCTGATCCTCCTGCTGTCGCTGTACCAGGCGACGGTCGTCCCACAGCAAAACGAGCGGGTCGAGTTCGACCACAGCCAGCAGGTGCAGGCGGACCTGCTGGACCTGCGGAACGCGGTGGTGTCGACGTTCGGCGAGTCGGCGAGCCGCGCGGTGTCGGTCCAGCTGGGGACGACCTACCCCTCGCGGGTGCTCGCGGTGAACCCGCCGCCGGTGTCGGGGTCACTGTCGACGGCGGGGACCGCCGACGGGGACGTGTCGTTCTCGCTGGCGAACGTCGAAGCGCTGGACGAGGAGACGGACGACTTCTGGGAGGCCGGCGGGTCGCCGCGGACCTACTCGACGGGGTCGGTCGTCTACCGACCGCGGTACAACGAGTACGGCCAGCCGCCGCGGACGGTCTACGATTCGACGGTGCTGTACGACAACTTCACCTTCGAGGGGGCGACGCTGGCCCGCAGCGGCCAGACCATGGTCGACGGGTCGACCGTCTCGCTGGTGGCGCTGAACGGGTCGCTACAGCGGTCGTCGTCGGACGCGGCGTCGGTCGACGTACGACCGGTGAGCGCCTCCAGCACGACGGTCGCGGTGACCAACCGGGCGTCGGGCGACCCGATCACCGTCCGGACCGCGACGCGGTTACCGGAGTCGACCTGGGAGGAGCTGCTGGCCGGCGAGTTCGCGGCCGAGGGCGGGAACGTGACCGGCGTGCGGACGAGCCCGCTGGCGGTCGAGGGGTACCGGACGCTGGCGATCGACCTGCGTCCCGGCACGTACGAGCTGCGGATGGCGAAAGCCGGTGTCGGGACGCGCGTGACCGGCACGTCCGCCGCGTACATGACTGAAGTGGACGGCAACGGGTCGGCGGTGCCGGAGGGCGGGTCGACGCAGGTGACCGTCGAGGTGCGCGACGCGTACAACAACCCGGTCCCGGGGGTGACCGTGAGCGGCGTCGCCGCGGGCGGGACGTTCGAGGACGGCTCGGTCACCACCGGCTCGGACGGCCGCGCGCAGTTCGTGTACGCCGCCGGGGACGACGCCGGCGGGGACAGTTACTCGCTGCAGTTCAGCTACGAGGACGCGACGGAGCCGGCGTTCGCCGCGGGCGACCCGGAGGACGTGGGGATGACGGTCAACGTCCGGGAGACGGGCGGCGGTGGCGTCGGCGGGGGCGGCGGCGCCTCCCCCTACGAGCTGCGGTTCGAGGCGCCGACGACCGGTCCGGACTACACGCTCGACGTGGCCGCGGCCGGCAGCGAGTTCGACGTCCGGGCGGCGCTGACCGACGCCCGCGGCGACGTGGCCCCGACGGCGGTCGACCGGGCGGCGGTCGGGTTCGCGCTCAACAACGGAACGGTCGGGGAGCTGTCGACGTACCGGGGGACGACCGACGCGAACGGCGAGGTGGCGACGACCTTCGAGGCGAAAAACGAGGGGACGGTCAGATTGTACGCGACCGCCGGCGGCGCGAGCGACGTGCTGAACGTGACGGTGACGAACATGACCGGCGAGCGCGACCCCGGCTTCCCCTACGAGGACGTCAACCAGGACGGCCGCTACCAGGAGGGGACCGACATCGCGCTGACGAAGGCCGACGTGTCGGGGAGCTACACCGCCGCGGACGGCAACGGGCTGGTCGTCCCGGAGAGCACGGGCGCCATCGACGCGGGGACCGTCGACTGGAACGCCGACGGGATCCGCGTCGGCGTCGACGTGACCGGCGACGATGTCCTGCTGGACGCCGGGAACGGGGCGCTCACCGCCCCGGACCGGCGCTTCGACTCGACGGGCGACCTCGAACTCCGCGGCGCGAGCGTCGACGTGACCGGCGCGACCGCCGACAACTACCGGAGCGGGAACGCCGACGGGCGGCCGCTGACCGTCGCGGCGACCGGCGGCGACGTGAGCGCGGCGGGGTTCACCGCTGTCACGGCCAACGACCTGTCGGTGACGGGGTCGAACGTGGACCTCTCGAACGCGGTCCTCGACGGGTTCGTGAACGGCAACGGGTTCGGGTCGCTGTCGGTCTCGGGGTCCGGGTCCGTCGCCGCGACGGGCGCGACCCTCGACACGCCGGGGACCCTCGACGTGACGGGCGCGAGCGTCGACGTGTCGGGCGCCTCGCTGGACAACTTCCAGAACGGGAACGGCGACGGGCGGCCGCTGACCGTCGCGGCGACCGGCGGCGACGTGAACGCCGCCGGGTCGACGGTCGCGGCCGCCGGCGACGTGTCGCTCTCGGGGTCGGATATCGACGTCACGGACGCGACGCTGAACAACTACCAGAACGGCAACGGGTTCGGGACGCTGACGGTCGACGCCTCGGGGAGCGTCGCGGGGAGCGGGAGCCTGGTCGCGTCGGCCAACGACGTCGACCTCGCGGGCACGGCGGTCGACATCTCGGGCGCGACGCTGAACAACTACCAGAACGGCAACGGGTACGGCTCGCTGACGGTCACCGGGTCGGACGCGGTCACCGGGACGAACGCGGCGCTGGACTCGGCCAGCGCCATCGAGGTCGAGGGGTCGACGCTGGACCTGTCCGACGGGTCGCTGAACAACTACCAGAACGGCAACGGCGACGGCAGCGATATCGTCCTCCGCGCGACGACGGGCGACATGGTCGTCGAGCGGACGGTCATGGCGACGACCTCCAGCGGGAACCTGCTTGCCTACGGGGCCGACACGAGTGGTGCCGACCTGTTCGTCCAGGACGCGGAGTTCTACGTCGGCAACACCAACGGCAACAACGGCGAACTCTACAACGTCGACCGGGTCGAAGTCGACGGAACCCCCGACCGCGGCAGCGTCGTCGACGGCGCTCCGTGA